The proteins below are encoded in one region of Apium graveolens cultivar Ventura chromosome 4, ASM990537v1, whole genome shotgun sequence:
- the LOC141721255 gene encoding uncharacterized protein LOC141721255 — translation MHAAGCIPKLIPYPPNMSAQLKDLSAKLRRTGGMTSVDVGKKKVVEGDDAARKMAPSRPGRTTIVIDEPRSEDVQQGDVIRVPVPRKRKGAPPSSGDKSGDVSEGPVSKKAAIDLAPDTPETLKALLASFSPEARRRELFENYASTAERKKYRKEPLDDFLVGLQEDITAANSRVAGLVCITRSLQAKADAAEVYQVESERLTREIQELKEASAREAAAHKKIIDEIRERQDRAEASVREMRAENQKLKDDLAARPTPEEVLAGFRGTPAYFEELNDKALEKIQICWNVASKYLGEEPQGTIDVSLEKYIEEETRLEQEKEAVREMESGVGTSSNVPFFFGSPLAEQPPLPEGNPEQPPSPPADSAAKA, via the exons ATGCATGCTGCCGGAT GTATTCCGAAGTTGATTCCCTACCCCCCAAATATGTCTGCCCAACTTAAAGATCTGTCGGCCAAGCTGCGAAGGACTGGGGGAATGACTAGCGTGGATGTTGGGAAGAAGAAGGTTGTAGAGGGTGATGATGCGGCCCGGAAGATGGCGCCGTCTCGCCCGGGGAGGACAACAATCGTGATCGACGAGCCCCGGTCCGAAGACGTGCAGCAGGGGGATGTGATAAGAGTTCCAGTACCTCGAAAGAGGAAGGGTGCCCCTCCGAGTTCCGGGGATAAAAGTGGCGATGTTTCTGAGGGACCGGTTTCAAAGAAGGCTGCTATTGATCTGGCTCCGGACACTCCAGAGACTCTGAAGGCCCTGCTTGCTAGTTTTTCCCCGGAGGCTCGCCGGAGGGAGTTGTTTGAGAATTATGCCAGCACGGCGGAGAGGAAGAAATACAGGAAGGAGCCCCTCGACGACTTCCTGGTCGGGCTTCAGGAGGATATCACTGCT GCTAACTCCCGGGTTGCTGGACTAGTTTGTATAACCCGGAGCCTTCAGGCGAAGGCTGATGCTGCCGAAGTTTACCAAGTTGAATCCGAGCGGCTAACCCGGGAGATTCAGGAGTTGAAGGAGGCCAGTGCAAGGGAGGCTGCTGCTCATAAGAAGATTATAGATGAGATCCGGGAGAGGCAGGACCGGGCTGAGGCTTCTGTCCGGGAGATGAGGGCTGAAAATCAGAAGTTGAAAGATGATCTTGCCGCCCGGCCCACCCCCGAGGAGGTTCTGGCAGGGTTCCGGGGGACTCCCGCGTATTTCGAAGAGCTGAATGACAAAGCGCTGGAGAAGATCCAGATCTGCTGGAATGTTGCTTCGAAGTATCTCGGCGAGGAGCCTCAAGGTACAATAGACGTCTCCCTGGAGAAGTATATAGAAGAGGAGACCCGATTGGAGCAGGAAAAGGAAGCTGTCCGGGAAATGGAGTCTGGTGTTGGGACGTCCAGCAATGTTCCCTTCTTCTTCGGGTCGCCACTTGCTGAGCAGCCTCCCCTACCAGAGGGCAATCCGGAGCAGCCTCCTTCGCCTCCCGCCGACTCTGCCGCTAAAGCTTAA